The following proteins come from a genomic window of Burkholderia stabilis:
- a CDS encoding ornithine cyclodeaminase family protein, translated as MTQTVPPLPLTVDEAAVRAALPSLDVLGTLRRMFASLASARAVQPPQTLTLFPDQAGDFITYLGALADEQVFGAKLSPYVVTGGKPIVTAWTALMSMRTGQPLMWCDAGLLTVERTAGTTALAVDCLAPCDARHLAIVGAGAVGLAHLRHTAALRDWEKIRVYSPALAGDAALQATLAQLDPRARAAASVDACVRDADVVMLCTSSGTPVLGDGMLTRPALVTSISTNVARAHEIPPAWLPDMDVYCDYRHTTPASAGEMQIAAADHGWAAERIVGDLPALVAGTCAAPSRARHAFFRSIGLGLEDIAIAHALYTHLTRA; from the coding sequence ATGACGCAAACCGTCCCGCCCCTGCCGCTGACCGTCGACGAAGCCGCGGTGCGCGCAGCCCTGCCGTCGCTCGACGTGCTCGGCACGCTGCGCCGCATGTTCGCCTCGCTCGCCTCCGCGCGCGCGGTGCAGCCACCGCAGACCCTCACGCTGTTTCCCGACCAGGCCGGCGACTTCATCACGTATCTCGGCGCGCTCGCCGACGAGCAGGTGTTCGGCGCGAAGCTGTCGCCGTACGTGGTCACGGGCGGCAAGCCCATCGTCACCGCGTGGACCGCATTGATGTCGATGCGCACCGGCCAGCCGCTGATGTGGTGCGACGCGGGGCTGCTGACCGTCGAGCGCACGGCCGGCACGACCGCGCTCGCGGTCGACTGCCTCGCGCCGTGCGACGCGCGCCATCTCGCGATCGTCGGCGCGGGCGCGGTCGGCCTCGCGCACCTGCGGCACACGGCGGCGCTGCGCGACTGGGAGAAGATCCGCGTGTACTCGCCCGCGCTCGCCGGCGACGCGGCGCTGCAGGCGACGCTCGCGCAGCTCGACCCGCGCGCGCGGGCCGCCGCGAGCGTCGACGCCTGCGTGCGCGACGCGGACGTCGTGATGCTGTGCACGTCGTCAGGCACGCCCGTGCTCGGCGACGGCATGCTCACGCGCCCCGCGCTCGTCACGTCGATCAGCACGAACGTCGCACGCGCGCACGAGATCCCGCCCGCGTGGCTGCCCGACATGGACGTGTACTGCGACTACCGGCACACGACGCCGGCGAGCGCCGGCGAGATGCAGATCGCGGCGGCCGACCACGGCTGGGCCGCCGAGCGGATCGTCGGCGATCTTCCCGCGCTCGTCGCCGGCACCTGCGCGGCGCCGTCGCGCGCGCGTCACGCGTTCTTCCGCTCGATCGGCCTCGGGCTCGAGGACATCGCGATCGCGCACGCGCTGTACACGCACCTGACGCGCGCATGA
- a CDS encoding ABC transporter substrate-binding protein has protein sequence MNWKLSLCAAAALACAAVTAHAEQTTLRFGIEAAYPPFESKTPAGQLQGFDVDIGNAVCAKLNMKCVWVENSFDGLIPALQARKFDAINSAMNITAKRRQSIDFTPAIYVVPIVMVAKRGSPLRPDVASLRGKHVGVLQGSSQEDFLKAHWANAGVAVVSYQDQDQIYADLVAGRLDAAVQEAQTAQDGFLDKPAGRDYQIVGEALKDPATLGEGTGFGMRKNDKALQAKIVGALDALKKDGTLSALSQKYFKRDIVAK, from the coding sequence ATGAACTGGAAGCTTTCCCTCTGCGCCGCCGCGGCGCTCGCGTGCGCGGCCGTCACGGCCCATGCGGAACAGACCACGCTGCGCTTCGGAATCGAAGCCGCCTATCCGCCGTTCGAGAGCAAGACGCCGGCCGGCCAGCTGCAGGGCTTCGACGTCGACATCGGCAACGCGGTGTGCGCGAAGCTGAACATGAAATGCGTGTGGGTCGAGAATTCGTTCGACGGCCTGATTCCGGCGCTGCAGGCGCGCAAGTTCGATGCGATCAACTCGGCGATGAACATCACCGCGAAGCGCCGGCAGAGCATCGACTTCACGCCGGCGATCTACGTGGTGCCGATCGTGATGGTCGCGAAGCGCGGCTCGCCGCTGCGGCCCGACGTCGCGAGCCTGCGCGGCAAGCACGTCGGCGTGCTGCAGGGCTCGTCGCAGGAGGATTTCCTGAAGGCGCACTGGGCCAATGCGGGCGTGGCCGTCGTGTCGTACCAGGATCAGGACCAGATCTACGCCGATCTCGTCGCGGGGCGTCTCGACGCGGCCGTGCAGGAAGCGCAGACCGCGCAGGACGGTTTCCTCGACAAGCCGGCCGGCCGCGACTACCAGATCGTCGGCGAGGCGCTGAAGGATCCGGCGACGCTCGGCGAAGGCACGGGCTTCGGGATGCGCAAGAACGACAAGGCGCTGCAGGCGAAGATCGTCGGCGCGCTCGATGCGCTGAAGAAGGACGGCACGCTGAGCGCGCTGTCGCAGAAGTATTTCAAGCGCGACATCGTCGCGAAGTAA
- a CDS encoding DHA2 family efflux MFS transporter permease subunit — protein MTHGIHGEKRWYALIVLCLGVLMIVLDSTIVNVALPSISTDLHFTETALVWVVNAYLLTFGGCLLLGGRLGDLYGQRRMFLAGLVVFTLASLACGLAQSQTMLIAARAVQGLGGAVVSAVSLSLIMNLFTEPGERARAMGVYGFVCAGGGSIGVLLGGLLTSSLSWHWIFLVNLPIGIAVYAMCAALLPRMRAPAGAARLDVAGAITVTGSLMLAVYGIVGGNEAGWLSTQTVALIGAAIALLALFIAIEARAAHPLMPLTLFAARNVALANVIGVLWAAAMFAWFFLSALYMQRVLGYGPLQVGLAFLPANLIMAAFSLGLSARIVMRFGIRGPIAAGLLIAACGLALFSRAPVDGGFVGHVLPGMTLLGIGAGVAFNPMLLAAMSDVDPADSGLASGIVNTAFMMGGALGLAVLASLAAARTDALAAAQAAPLDALNGGYHAAFAFGAAFAVAAALIGLALRIRRQGAVEGVGPATH, from the coding sequence ATGACCCACGGGATTCACGGCGAGAAGCGCTGGTACGCGCTGATCGTCCTCTGCCTCGGCGTGCTGATGATCGTGCTCGACAGCACGATCGTGAACGTGGCGCTGCCGTCGATCAGTACCGATCTCCACTTCACCGAAACGGCCCTCGTGTGGGTCGTCAACGCGTACCTGCTCACGTTCGGCGGCTGCCTGCTGCTCGGCGGCCGGCTCGGCGACCTGTACGGTCAGCGGCGCATGTTCCTCGCGGGCCTCGTCGTGTTCACGCTCGCGTCGCTCGCCTGCGGCCTCGCGCAATCGCAGACGATGCTGATCGCCGCGCGCGCGGTGCAGGGGCTCGGCGGCGCGGTCGTGTCGGCCGTCTCGCTGTCGCTGATCATGAACCTGTTCACCGAACCCGGCGAACGGGCGCGCGCGATGGGCGTCTACGGTTTCGTCTGCGCAGGCGGCGGCAGCATCGGCGTGCTGCTCGGCGGGCTGCTGACGAGCTCGCTGTCGTGGCACTGGATCTTCCTCGTCAACCTGCCGATCGGCATCGCGGTCTACGCGATGTGCGCCGCGCTGCTGCCGCGCATGCGCGCGCCGGCCGGCGCCGCGCGGCTCGACGTCGCGGGCGCGATCACCGTGACCGGGTCGCTGATGCTGGCCGTCTACGGGATCGTCGGCGGCAACGAGGCCGGCTGGCTGTCGACGCAGACCGTCGCGCTGATCGGCGCGGCCATTGCGCTGCTTGCGCTGTTCATCGCGATCGAGGCGCGCGCCGCGCATCCGCTGATGCCGCTCACGCTGTTCGCGGCGCGCAACGTCGCGCTCGCGAACGTGATCGGCGTGCTGTGGGCGGCCGCGATGTTCGCGTGGTTCTTCCTGTCCGCGCTCTACATGCAGCGCGTGCTCGGCTACGGGCCGCTGCAGGTCGGCCTCGCGTTCCTGCCGGCGAACCTGATCATGGCCGCGTTCTCGCTCGGGCTGTCGGCGCGGATCGTGATGCGCTTCGGCATTCGCGGCCCGATCGCCGCCGGCCTGCTGATCGCGGCCTGCGGCCTCGCGCTGTTTTCGCGCGCGCCGGTCGACGGCGGCTTCGTGGGGCACGTGCTGCCGGGCATGACGCTGCTCGGCATCGGCGCGGGCGTCGCGTTCAACCCGATGCTGCTCGCCGCGATGAGCGACGTCGACCCGGCCGATTCCGGGCTCGCGTCGGGCATCGTCAACACCGCGTTCATGATGGGCGGCGCGCTCGGCCTCGCCGTGCTCGCGAGCCTCGCGGCCGCGCGCACCGACGCACTCGCCGCCGCGCAGGCCGCGCCGCTCGACGCGCTGAACGGCGGGTACCACGCCGCATTCGCATTCGGCGCGGCGTTCGCCGTCGCGGCCGCGCTGATCGGCCTCGCGCTGCGCATCCGGCGGCAAGGCGCGGTCGAAGGCGTCGGTCCCGCGACGCACTGA
- a CDS encoding beta strand repeat-containing protein, with product MGQNLKLTGVALSVATVFGVLASGSAVAGVLDALPIPQVIVNPPTNSVSVGLVATGTSPLGSVTVAAGGSGSIQTSLGDPGQVLSGAVGAVTGALGGGGGTVTPLAPVQGLVNQVTGALSGGNPAGALTGALNTATGTLSNAVGTVTGALGSVGGGANPLAPVQGVVNQVTGALGSGNPAGALTGALGTVTGALGGVGGGANPLAPVQGVVNQVTGALGSGNPAGALTGALGTVTGALGNIGGAGSPLAPVQGVVNQVTGALSGGNPAGALTGALNTATGALSNAVGTVTGALGSVGGGSNPLAPVQGVVNQVTGALGSGNPAGALTGALGTVTGALGNIGGAGSPLAPVQGVVNQVTGALGSGNPAGALTGALGTVTGALGNIGGAGSPLAPVQGVVNQVTGALGSGNPAGALTGALGTVTGALGNIGGAGSPLAPVQGVVNQVTGALGSGNPAGALTGALGTVTGALGNIGGAGSPLAPVQGVVNQVTGALGSGNPAGALTGALGTVTGALGNLGGAGSPLAPVQGVVNQVTGALGSGNPAGALTGALGTVTGALGNIGGAGSPLAPVQGVVNQVTGALGSGNPAGALTGALGTVTGALGNLGGASNPLAPIQSVVDQVTGTLGSGNPAGALSNAVNTITGTLGNVGGAGGPLAPVQGVVTQLAGTLGNGDPAGALTGALNSVTGALGNLGGSNPLAPVQGVVNQVVGTLSGAGGGSPIAPITNLVNGLQNALPTGNAAGALTGALGSVTGALGNLGGSNPLAPVQGVVNQVVGTLGGSNAAGTLTNAVGTATGALGNAVGSVVGALGSGNPAGALTGALNSVTGTLGNLGGSNPLAPVQGVVNQVVGTLTGAAGSNPIAPITNLVSGLTGGSNPAGALTGALGSVTGALANGPAALGQAAGALTGAAGSAASAGGSLLGSGANAAGGTAGAVGSLLTTGANATATVVNSVGTAVGTTLGSAPGLSVTPHSGTGTANNPLAPVTSLLQSLTGALPR from the coding sequence ATGGGACAAAATCTTAAATTGACGGGTGTGGCGCTGTCGGTCGCGACGGTGTTCGGGGTACTCGCTTCCGGTTCAGCCGTGGCGGGGGTTCTCGATGCGCTGCCGATTCCGCAGGTGATCGTCAATCCGCCGACGAACAGCGTATCGGTCGGGCTGGTCGCGACGGGCACGTCGCCGCTGGGTTCGGTCACGGTGGCCGCGGGCGGGTCGGGCTCGATCCAGACGTCGCTCGGCGATCCCGGCCAGGTGCTGTCGGGTGCGGTGGGCGCGGTGACGGGCGCACTCGGCGGTGGCGGCGGCACGGTGACGCCGCTCGCGCCGGTGCAGGGCCTGGTGAACCAGGTGACGGGTGCGCTTAGCGGCGGCAACCCGGCAGGTGCGTTGACCGGTGCGCTGAATACGGCGACGGGGACGCTGAGCAATGCGGTTGGCACGGTAACGGGCGCGCTGGGCAGCGTCGGCGGTGGGGCGAACCCGCTGGCGCCGGTTCAAGGCGTGGTGAATCAGGTGACGGGTGCGCTCGGCAGCGGCAACCCGGCAGGCGCGTTGACCGGTGCACTCGGCACGGTGACCGGTGCGCTGGGTGGCGTCGGCGGTGGGGCGAACCCGCTGGCGCCGGTTCAAGGCGTGGTGAATCAGGTGACGGGTGCGCTCGGCAGCGGCAACCCGGCAGGCGCGCTGACCGGCGCTCTCGGCACGGTCACGGGCGCACTGGGCAACATCGGCGGCGCGGGCAGCCCGCTGGCGCCGGTCCAGGGCGTGGTGAATCAGGTCACGGGTGCGTTGAGTGGCGGTAACCCGGCCGGTGCGTTGACCGGCGCATTGAATACGGCGACCGGCGCGCTGAGCAACGCGGTTGGTACGGTGACGGGTGCACTGGGTAGCGTTGGTGGTGGCTCGAATCCGCTGGCGCCGGTCCAAGGCGTCGTGAACCAAGTCACGGGCGCACTCGGTAGCGGCAACCCGGCAGGCGCACTGACGGGTGCTCTCGGCACGGTCACTGGCGCACTGGGCAACATCGGCGGCGCGGGGAGCCCGCTGGCACCGGTTCAAGGCGTTGTGAATCAAGTCACGGGTGCACTTGGTAGCGGCAACCCGGCAGGCGCACTGACTGGTGCCCTCGGCACGGTTACGGGTGCACTGGGCAACATCGGTGGCGCGGGTAGCCCGCTGGCGCCGGTTCAAGGCGTCGTGAATCAAGTCACGGGCGCACTCGGTAGCGGCAACCCGGCAGGCGCACTGACCGGCGCGCTCGGTACGGTTACGGGTGCACTGGGCAACATCGGTGGCGCGGGTAGCCCGCTGGCGCCGGTTCAAGGCGTCGTGAATCAAGTCACGGGCGCACTCGGTAGCGGCAACCCGGCAGGCGCACTGACCGGCGCGCTCGGTACGGTCACGGGTGCACTGGGCAACATCGGCGGCGCGGGCAGCCCGCTGGCGCCGGTTCAAGGCGTCGTGAACCAAGTCACGGGTGCACTTGGCAGCGGCAACCCGGCAGGCGCGCTGACTGGTGCCCTCGGCACGGTCACGGGTGCACTGGGCAACCTCGGCGGTGCGGGCAGCCCGCTAGCGCCGGTTCAAGGCGTCGTGAATCAAGTCACGGGCGCACTCGGTAGCGGCAACCCGGCAGGCGCACTGACTGGCGCGCTCGGCACGGTAACGGGTGCACTGGGCAACATCGGTGGCGCGGGCAGCCCGCTGGCGCCGGTCCAAGGCGTGGTGAACCAAGTCACGGGCGCACTCGGTAGCGGCAACCCGGCAGGCGCACTGACCGGCGCCCTCGGCACGGTCACCGGCGCACTGGGCAACCTCGGCGGCGCCTCGAACCCGCTGGCGCCGATCCAGAGCGTCGTCGACCAGGTCACTGGCACGCTCGGCAGCGGCAACCCGGCCGGCGCACTGAGCAACGCGGTCAACACGATCACGGGCACGCTCGGCAACGTCGGCGGCGCGGGCGGCCCGCTGGCACCGGTCCAGGGCGTCGTTACGCAACTCGCCGGCACGCTCGGCAACGGCGATCCGGCCGGTGCGCTGACGGGCGCGCTGAACTCGGTGACGGGCGCACTCGGCAACCTCGGCGGCTCGAACCCGCTGGCGCCGGTGCAAGGCGTCGTGAACCAGGTCGTCGGCACGCTGTCGGGTGCCGGTGGCGGCAGCCCGATCGCACCGATCACGAACCTCGTCAACGGTCTGCAGAACGCGTTGCCCACGGGCAATGCAGCCGGCGCACTGACCGGCGCACTCGGTTCGGTGACGGGCGCGCTCGGCAACCTCGGCGGGTCCAATCCGCTGGCTCCGGTGCAGGGCGTCGTGAACCAGGTCGTCGGCACGCTCGGCGGCAGCAACGCGGCCGGTACGCTGACCAACGCGGTCGGCACGGCCACGGGCGCACTGGGCAACGCGGTCGGCTCCGTCGTGGGCGCGCTCGGCAGCGGTAATCCGGCCGGCGCACTGACGGGCGCGCTGAACTCGGTGACGGGCACGCTCGGCAACCTCGGCGGCTCGAACCCGCTGGCGCCGGTGCAAGGCGTCGTGAACCAGGTCGTCGGCACGCTGACGGGCGCGGCGGGCAGCAACCCGATCGCACCGATCACGAACCTCGTGAGCGGCCTGACGGGCGGCAGCAACCCGGCCGGCGCACTGACCGGTGCACTTGGCTCGGTGACGGGCGCACTCGCGAACGGTCCGGCAGCCCTCGGGCAGGCGGCCGGCGCGCTGACGGGTGCGGCCGGTTCGGCGGCTTCGGCGGGCGGCAGCCTGCTCGGCTCGGGCGCGAACGCGGCCGGCGGCACGGCGGGCGCGGTCGGCTCGCTGCTGACGACGGGCGCCAATGCGACGGCAACGGTCGTCAATTCGGTCGGCACGGCGGTCGGTACGACGCTCGGCTCCGCGCCGGGCCTGTCGGTCACGCCGCATTCGGGCACCGGCACGGCGAACAATCCGCTCGCACCGGTGACGTCGCTGCTCCAGTCGCTGACGGGCGCACTGCCGAGGTAA
- a CDS encoding helix-turn-helix transcriptional regulator, whose translation MSITRARGRYNGATAAAAARGRTGMPATGAPARRPDAPPGPRPPEMATPMRKKQSPVKDLLLTRYAPIADGIAALFFPYAEVVIHDLHDQTVLYLANNLSKREIGDDSALEEIDHSARERVIGPYEKLNWDGRRMRCVSNVLFDDEGRPAGMMCINFNIAVFDEVRATLDLFIKGAGVVAQPDELFRDDWQERINTFLHGWLRERQVGLNGLTREHRRELVEALYAEGAFRGKSAANYVANVLGMGRATVYKHLKHLKETQGDA comes from the coding sequence ATGAGCATCACGCGCGCGCGGGGCCGATACAATGGCGCAACCGCCGCCGCGGCCGCGCGCGGGCGCACGGGCATGCCGGCCACCGGCGCGCCCGCACGCCGTCCCGATGCGCCGCCCGGCCCACGCCCACCCGAGATGGCGACACCGATGCGCAAGAAGCAATCCCCCGTCAAAGACCTGCTGCTCACCCGCTACGCGCCGATCGCCGACGGTATCGCCGCGCTGTTCTTCCCGTACGCGGAAGTCGTGATCCACGACCTGCACGACCAGACCGTGCTGTATCTCGCGAACAACCTGTCCAAGCGCGAGATCGGCGACGATTCCGCGCTCGAGGAAATCGATCATTCGGCACGCGAGCGCGTGATCGGCCCGTACGAGAAGCTGAACTGGGACGGCCGGCGGATGCGCTGCGTGAGCAACGTGCTGTTCGACGACGAAGGCCGCCCGGCCGGGATGATGTGCATCAACTTCAACATCGCGGTGTTCGACGAGGTGCGTGCGACGCTCGACCTGTTCATCAAGGGCGCGGGCGTCGTCGCGCAGCCCGACGAGCTGTTCCGCGACGACTGGCAGGAACGCATCAACACGTTCCTGCACGGCTGGCTGCGCGAGCGCCAGGTCGGGCTGAACGGGCTCACGCGCGAGCACCGGCGCGAGCTCGTCGAGGCGCTCTACGCGGAAGGCGCGTTCCGCGGCAAGAGCGCGGCGAACTACGTCGCGAACGTGCTCGGGATGGGGCGCGCGACGGTCTACAAGCACCTGAAACACCTGAAGGAAACGCAGGGCGACGCATAA
- a CDS encoding NAD(P)/FAD-dependent oxidoreductase — protein MDFDVIVLGAGIVGVSSALHLQDRGLRVALVDRREPGEETSHGNAGLIERSSVVPYAFPRRLGTLLRYARNRSVDLYWDYRALPAYAGWLARFWRESSPQRLAAAARDLLPLVEASVVEHDALLARTDAQPLVHDGGWIEAFRSPALFDAEARVQQRVADAHGLRMTVLDARALRDREPGVSDAFCGAFHWQDPKTVSSPGGLTKAYARLFERDGGTFVLGDATTLAQVDDGWRVGTAHGPISARSAVVALGPWSDHVFAPLGYRIPLRAKRGYHMHYQPTRTPLTVPVCDTEEGFVVAPMDGGRLRLTTGVEIALRGAPPTGVQLARAEPLARDAFGIGERLDPEPWLGMRPCTPDMRPVIGPAPRHRHLWFAFGHCHHGLTLGPATGRLLAEMMTGAPTYIDPHPYRPARFG, from the coding sequence ATGGATTTCGACGTCATCGTTCTGGGGGCCGGCATCGTCGGCGTGTCGTCGGCGCTGCATCTGCAGGATCGCGGGCTGCGCGTCGCGCTCGTCGACCGGCGTGAGCCGGGCGAGGAAACGAGCCACGGCAATGCCGGGCTGATCGAGCGCTCGTCGGTCGTGCCGTATGCGTTTCCGCGCAGGCTCGGCACGCTGCTGCGCTATGCGCGCAACCGCTCGGTCGATCTCTATTGGGACTATCGCGCGCTGCCCGCGTATGCGGGCTGGCTCGCGCGCTTCTGGCGCGAATCGTCGCCGCAGCGGCTCGCGGCCGCCGCGCGGGACTTGCTGCCGCTCGTCGAGGCGAGCGTCGTCGAGCACGACGCGCTGCTCGCGCGTACCGACGCGCAGCCGCTCGTGCACGACGGCGGCTGGATCGAGGCATTCCGTTCGCCGGCGCTGTTCGACGCGGAAGCGCGCGTGCAGCAGCGTGTGGCCGACGCGCACGGGCTGCGGATGACCGTGCTCGACGCACGTGCGTTGCGCGATCGCGAGCCGGGCGTCAGCGATGCGTTTTGCGGCGCATTCCACTGGCAGGACCCGAAGACCGTGTCGAGCCCGGGCGGGCTGACGAAGGCCTATGCGCGGCTGTTCGAGCGCGACGGCGGCACCTTCGTGCTCGGCGATGCGACGACGCTCGCGCAGGTGGATGACGGCTGGCGGGTCGGTACGGCGCACGGGCCGATCTCGGCACGTTCGGCCGTGGTTGCGCTCGGGCCGTGGTCCGATCACGTGTTCGCGCCGCTCGGCTACCGGATTCCGCTGCGCGCGAAGCGCGGCTACCACATGCATTACCAGCCGACGCGCACGCCGCTCACCGTGCCCGTGTGCGATACCGAGGAGGGTTTCGTCGTCGCGCCGATGGACGGCGGCCGCCTGCGGCTCACGACCGGCGTCGAGATCGCGCTGCGCGGCGCACCGCCGACCGGCGTGCAGCTCGCGCGCGCCGAGCCGCTCGCGCGCGACGCGTTCGGCATCGGCGAACGGCTCGATCCCGAGCCGTGGCTCGGGATGCGGCCGTGCACGCCGGACATGCGTCCGGTGATCGGGCCCGCGCCGCGCCATCGCCACCTGTGGTTCGCGTTCGGCCATTGTCATCACGGGCTCACGCTGGGCCCCGCGACCGGGCGCCTGCTCGCCGAGATGATGACGGGCGCGCCGACCTATATCGATCCCCATCCGTACCGGCCCGCGCGTTTCGGCTGA
- a CDS encoding DsbA family oxidoreductase — translation MTTAPAPTARPTLTVEIWSDLICPWCWIGKRRFDEALARFAHADRVDVALRAYRLMPGQPVEPVEAMLAGKYRMSPAQVDQMLRQVTDAAASVGLHYDLPGTLVGDTLDGHRLVKLAEATGRAHTLTERLYRAYFCEHGSLFDHAELTEFAVEAGLERAAVEDVLRSDLYRDEVEADIARAAQIGGRGVPLFVFGGRYAVSGAQPADAFEQALDQAWRDGIVELAGDDAAACGPDGCALPARS, via the coding sequence ATGACGACCGCTCCCGCCCCGACCGCCCGCCCGACCCTGACCGTCGAAATCTGGTCCGACCTGATCTGCCCGTGGTGCTGGATCGGCAAGCGCCGCTTCGACGAGGCGCTCGCCAGGTTTGCGCACGCCGATCGCGTCGACGTCGCGCTGCGCGCGTACCGGCTGATGCCCGGCCAGCCCGTCGAGCCGGTCGAGGCGATGCTCGCCGGCAAATACCGGATGTCGCCCGCGCAGGTCGACCAGATGCTGCGCCAGGTGACCGACGCGGCTGCAAGCGTCGGGCTGCACTACGACCTGCCCGGCACGCTCGTCGGCGACACGCTCGACGGCCACCGGCTCGTGAAGCTCGCGGAAGCGACCGGCCGCGCGCACACGCTGACCGAGCGGCTGTACCGCGCGTATTTCTGCGAACACGGCTCGCTGTTCGATCACGCCGAGCTGACCGAATTCGCGGTCGAAGCGGGGCTCGAGCGCGCGGCCGTCGAAGACGTGCTGCGCAGCGACCTGTACCGCGACGAAGTCGAAGCCGACATCGCGCGCGCCGCGCAGATCGGCGGGCGCGGCGTGCCGCTGTTCGTGTTCGGCGGCCGCTACGCGGTGTCGGGCGCGCAACCGGCCGACGCGTTCGAGCAGGCGCTCGACCAGGCGTGGCGCGACGGCATCGTCGAACTCGCGGGCGACGACGCGGCCGCCTGCGGCCCCGACGGCTGCGCACTGCCGGCGCGCTCGTAA
- a CDS encoding sulfite exporter TauE/SafE family protein has translation MSLPHIDLLYSLSGLFVGILVGLTGVGGGSLMTPILVLLFGVHPATAVGTDLLYAAATKATGTLVHGLKGSIDWRITGRLAAGSVPAAALTLWWLHTHGMNTPGTARMIQLVLGIALLLTSLALIFRPQLTAFAARNPLAPSPARTLWSTVLTGAVLGVLVSMTSVGAGAIGVTVLLLLYPMLATSRIVGSDIAHAVPLTLVAGMGHWLLGSVDWSMLLSLLLGSLPGIVLGSLLSARAPERLLRNLLAATLVAVGVRLVLA, from the coding sequence ATGTCGCTCCCCCATATCGACCTGCTGTACTCCCTGTCCGGCCTGTTCGTCGGCATCCTCGTCGGCCTGACAGGCGTCGGCGGCGGTTCGCTGATGACGCCGATCCTCGTGCTGCTGTTCGGCGTCCACCCCGCGACGGCGGTCGGCACCGACCTGCTGTACGCGGCCGCGACCAAGGCCACCGGCACGCTCGTCCACGGCCTGAAAGGATCGATCGACTGGCGCATCACGGGCCGGCTCGCGGCGGGCAGCGTCCCGGCCGCGGCGCTCACGCTGTGGTGGCTGCACACGCACGGCATGAACACGCCGGGCACCGCGCGGATGATCCAGCTCGTGCTCGGCATCGCGCTGCTGCTCACGTCGCTCGCGCTGATCTTCCGGCCGCAGCTCACCGCATTCGCCGCGCGCAACCCGCTCGCGCCGAGCCCCGCGCGCACGCTGTGGTCGACCGTACTGACGGGCGCCGTGCTCGGCGTGCTCGTGTCGATGACGTCGGTCGGCGCCGGCGCGATCGGCGTGACCGTGCTCCTGCTGCTGTACCCGATGCTCGCGACGTCCCGCATCGTCGGCTCCGACATCGCGCACGCGGTGCCGCTCACGCTCGTCGCCGGGATGGGCCACTGGCTGCTCGGTTCGGTCGACTGGTCGATGCTGCTGTCGCTGCTGCTCGGCTCGCTGCCCGGCATCGTGCTCGGCAGCCTGCTGTCGGCGCGCGCGCCCGAGCGGCTGCTGCGCAACCTGCTCGCCGCGACGCTCGTCGCGGTCGGCGTGCGGCTCGTGCTCGCGTAA